One segment of Anomalospiza imberbis isolate Cuckoo-Finch-1a 21T00152 chromosome 2, ASM3175350v1, whole genome shotgun sequence DNA contains the following:
- the TNFSF13B gene encoding tumor necrosis factor ligand superfamily member 13B isoform X2 has protein sequence MQFSMLLHSKAAVSLYHVIILKTELEALRSELIYRIQARSPLDQPLVSPDENKAGTPVSSFLQVSAAGSRQESRLAGTGTAESFQKEIWNGSRNRGRRSVVNTEEKVLQACLQLIADSKSDIQQKDDSSIVPWLLSFKRGTALEEQGNKIVIKETGYFFIYGQVLYTDTTFAMGHLIQRKKAHVFGDDLSLVTLFRCIQNMPQSYPNNSCYTAGIAKLEEGDELQLTIPRRRAKISLDGDGTFFGAVRLL, from the exons ATGCAGTTCTCCATGTTGCTGCATAGCAAAGCTG CAGTGTCTCTTTACCATGTTATCATCCTGAAAACAGAACTAGAAGCTCTGCGCAGCGAGCTCATCTACAGAATCCAGGCAAGGTCTCCGCTAGACCAACCACTCGTGTCCCCCGATGAAAATAAAGCAGGTACCCCtgtttcttccttcctgcaagTGTCTGCAGCTGGCTCCAGGCAG GAGAGCAGGCTTGCTGGTACTGGCACAGCTGAGAGCTTCCAAAAGGAAATCTGGAATGGGAGTAGAAACAGGGGCAGGCGGTCTGTTGtcaacacagaagaaaaag TGCTGCAGGCCTGCTTGCAACTGATTGCTGACAGCAAAAGTGATATCCAACAGAAAG aTGATTCAAGCATTGTCCCTTGGCTCCTGAGCTTTAAACGTGGAACAGCTCTGGAAgaacaaggaaataaaatagtGATCAAAGAAACAGGTTATTTTTTCATATATGGCCAG GTTTTATATACAGATACAACATTTGCTATGGGACACTTAATACAGAGGAAGAAGGCTCATGTGTTTGGTGATGATCTCAGCTTGGTGACATTGTTTCGCTGCATCCAGAATATGCCACAGTCTTATCCAAATAATTCTTGCTATACTGCTG GCATTGCAAAATTAGAAGAAGGGGATGAACTTCAACTTACAATACCACGAAGAAGGGCTAAAATATCCTTGGATGGAGATGGTACTTTTTTTGGTGCAGTAAGACTCCTCTGA
- the TNFSF13B gene encoding tumor necrosis factor ligand superfamily member 13B isoform X1 produces MNSPSGFSKERAAMKSVDCVHVIQQKDTASSPSAPPGAVSGATGLFPVTFLWLAMLLSSCLAAVSLYHVIILKTELEALRSELIYRIQARSPLDQPLVSPDENKAGTPVSSFLQVSAAGSRQESRLAGTGTAESFQKEIWNGSRNRGRRSVVNTEEKVLQACLQLIADSKSDIQQKDDSSIVPWLLSFKRGTALEEQGNKIVIKETGYFFIYGQVLYTDTTFAMGHLIQRKKAHVFGDDLSLVTLFRCIQNMPQSYPNNSCYTAGIAKLEEGDELQLTIPRRRAKISLDGDGTFFGAVRLL; encoded by the exons ATGAACTCTCCCTCTGGCTTTAGTAAGGAAAGAGCAGCGATGAAATCCGTGGACTGTGTGCACGTCATCCAACAGAAGGATACCgcctcctctccctctgccccccctGGTGCTGTTTCAGGCGCCACGGGACTTTTTCCTGTCACATTCCTGTGGCTTGCAATGCTCCTGTCCTCTTGTCTTGCAGCAGTGTCTCTTTACCATGTTATCATCCTGAAAACAGAACTAGAAGCTCTGCGCAGCGAGCTCATCTACAGAATCCAGGCAAGGTCTCCGCTAGACCAACCACTCGTGTCCCCCGATGAAAATAAAGCAGGTACCCCtgtttcttccttcctgcaagTGTCTGCAGCTGGCTCCAGGCAG GAGAGCAGGCTTGCTGGTACTGGCACAGCTGAGAGCTTCCAAAAGGAAATCTGGAATGGGAGTAGAAACAGGGGCAGGCGGTCTGTTGtcaacacagaagaaaaag TGCTGCAGGCCTGCTTGCAACTGATTGCTGACAGCAAAAGTGATATCCAACAGAAAG aTGATTCAAGCATTGTCCCTTGGCTCCTGAGCTTTAAACGTGGAACAGCTCTGGAAgaacaaggaaataaaatagtGATCAAAGAAACAGGTTATTTTTTCATATATGGCCAG GTTTTATATACAGATACAACATTTGCTATGGGACACTTAATACAGAGGAAGAAGGCTCATGTGTTTGGTGATGATCTCAGCTTGGTGACATTGTTTCGCTGCATCCAGAATATGCCACAGTCTTATCCAAATAATTCTTGCTATACTGCTG GCATTGCAAAATTAGAAGAAGGGGATGAACTTCAACTTACAATACCACGAAGAAGGGCTAAAATATCCTTGGATGGAGATGGTACTTTTTTTGGTGCAGTAAGACTCCTCTGA